The Labeo rohita strain BAU-BD-2019 chromosome 19, IGBB_LRoh.1.0, whole genome shotgun sequence genome window below encodes:
- the LOC127181317 gene encoding C3a anaphylatoxin chemotactic receptor-like, with the protein MNSNTTLTEDIVHKVNIVSLSFIVFFGTIGNSLVIWVAGFRMKPTVTNVWLVNLAVADLIFCLTRVISLIKNIFYNYWTFGVFLCKFNGFFKYANMFCSVFLLAVISMDRALCVCRPVLTRKRRTLCAARVVSVGVWIVAVMFSSPYFAYRQVFPDKHNLSQCSLKEDEAAQAGDISSKYVYYCIRFICGFLLPFLVILICYILAAVGIRRTRLSGKSRPLRVLAVLVCAFFLCWAPYHFLGLVKLVNEDNKAVKEGWAMASNLAYFNSCVNPVLYFCMGLDVNRRCDQSLSVIFRRALTEEGQSLSRQVSREESCNSIPKTEV; encoded by the exons ATGAACTCCAACACAACTTTGACTGAAGACATTGTGCATAAGGTCAACATTGTCTCGCTCTCCTTCATTGTTTTCTTTGGGACCATTGGGAACTCTTTGGTCATCTGGGTGGCCGGCTTCCGCATGAAACCCACCGTCACAAATGTTTGGCTGGTCAATCTCGCTGTAGCAGACCTGATCTTCTGCCTGACACGAGTCATTTCTctcatcaaaaacattttctataACTACTGGACATTTGGAGTCTTTCTGTGCAAGTTCAATGGTTTCTTCAAGTATGCCAACATGttctgcagtgtttttcttCTGGCTGTCATCAGTATGGATCGAGCGCTCTGCGTTTGCCGGCCAGTGTTGACCAGAAAACGACGAACGTTATGTGCTGCTCGTGTGGTCAGTGTGGGAGTTTGGATTGTGGCGGTGATGTTCAGCTCACCGTACTTTGCGTACCGACAAGTTTTTCCTGACAAGCACAACTTGAGCCAATGCTCACTAAAG GAGGATGAAGCAGCACAAGCAGGTGACATTTCATCAAAGTACGTCTACTACTGCATTCGTTTCATCTGTGGATTTTTGCTGCCCTTCTTGGTCATCCTTATCTGTTACATACTAGCTGCTGTTGGGATACGCAGAACGCGGCTCTCTGGAAAATCAAGGCCTCTTCGGGTTCTTGCTGTATTGGTCTGTGCTTTTTTCTTATGTTGGGCCCCGTACCATTTTCTAGGGCTGGTCAAGTTGGTGAATGAAGACAACAAAGCTGTAAAAGAAGGATGGGCTATGGCTTCAAACTTGGCCTATTTCAACAGCTGCGTGAACCCCGTGCTGTATTTCTGCATGGGACTGGATGTTAACCGACGCTGCGACCAAAGTTTGTCTGTGATTTTTCGCAGGGCGCTAACGGAGGAAGGCCAAAGTCTCTCACGGCAAGTCAGTAGAGAAGAAAGCTGTAATTCTATTCCAAAGACTGAAGTGTGA
- the usf2 gene encoding upstream stimulatory factor 2 isoform X2, with amino-acid sequence MDMLDQSLDTSTSHEKQETEEVVQLQEGEGVGAEEQAAVTIASVQQAAAFGDHNVQYQFRTENTGGQVTYRVVQVTEDHLEAAGDGGAAVSVVSAATFAGAQQAVAQAVIQNPFSNGGSPAGETVGGETRFAYFPAATVSDGTATAVSVQATSDPTLTQAGGQFYVMMSPPDVLQTGTPRTIAPRTHTYSTKIDGPRAPRDERRRAQHNEVERRRRDKINNWIVTLSKIIPDCNMDNTKTGASKGGILSKACDYIRELRQTNQRLQESYKEVERIQVDNELLRQQIEDLKNDNALLRAQLQQHGLEISETASQ; translated from the exons ATGGATATGCTCGATCAGAGCTTGGACACCTCGACGAG TCACGAGAAACAGGAAACTGAGGAGGTTGTTCAGCTGCAGGAGG GAGAGGGGGTTGGGGCGGAGGAGCAGGCAGCGGTTACCATAGCGAGTGTCCAGCAAGCAGCAGCCTTTGGAGACCACAATGTTCAGTATCAGTTCCGGACAGAGAACACTGGTGGACAG GTGACATATCGCGTGGTCCAAGTAACAGAGGACCATTTAGAAGCAGCAGGAGATGGAGGAGCGGCAGTCAGTGTAGTGTCCGCAGCCACCTTTGCAGGCGCACAGCAAGCGGTAGCACAG GCTGTCATCCAGAACCCTTTCAGTAATGGAGGTAGTCCAGCGGGGGAAACAGTGGGGGGAGAGACACGCTTCGCCTACTTCCCAGCAGCAACTGTCAGTGACGGTACAGCTACAGCTGTCTCGGTGCAGGCCACGTCTGATCCAACCCTCACACAGGCTGGAG GTCAGTTTTACGTGATGATGAGTCCACCAGATGTTTTACAGACTGGAACACCACGGACCATCGCCCCTCGCACACACACTTACTCTAC GAAGATTGATGGCCCCCGGGCACCTCGTGATGAGAGAAGGAGAGCGCAGCACAATGAAG TGGAAAGGAGAAGAAGAGACAAAATCAACAACTGGATTGTCACACTGTCTAAAATCATCCCAGACTGCAATATGGACAATACCAAAACAGGAGCA AGTAAAGGAGGCATCTTGTCTAAAGCCTGCGACTACATTAGAGAACTCCGACAGACTAACCAGAGGCTGCAGGAGAGCTACAAGGAGGTGGAGAGAATACAAGTGGACAATGAGCTACTAAGACAACAG ATTGAAGACCTGAAGAATGACAATGCACTGCTCAGAGCTCAACTACAACAGCATGGCCTGGAAATCAGTGAAACTGCTTCacagtga
- the lim2.4 gene encoding lens intrinsic membrane protein 2.4 isoform X1, translating into MYSFMGGGLFCAIIGNILIVVSTATDYWMQYRLSGSYAHQGLWRYCMANKCYMQTASIGTPKLYPWSNKMASEITGAVLWFVQAYWNATRAFMILSGMACFAGIMAGILSFAHFSAFERFSRSFAAGIMFFISTLFVLLAMAIYTGVTLSFLGKRFGDWRFSWSYILGWVAMLMTFFAGIFYMCAHRMYESRRVVGSR; encoded by the exons ATGTACAGCTTTATGGGCGGCGGCCTGTTCTGTGCCATTATTGGGAACATCCTAATAGTGGTTTCCACAGCAACAGATTATTGGATGCAGTATCGCCTCTCAGGCAGCTATGCCCACCAGGGCCTGTGGAGGTACTGCATGGCCAACAAGTGCTACATGCAGACAGCAAGTATAG GTACTCCAAAGTTGTACCCCTGGTCTAATAAGATGGCATCTGAGATTACAGGAGCTGTACTCTGGTTCGTTCAAG CATACTGGAATGCCACACGAGCATTCATGATCCTGTCGGGAATGGCGTGCTTTGCGGGCATCATGGCAGGCATCCTCTCATTTGCCCATTTTTCTGCCTTTGAGAGATTCAGTCGTTCCTTTGCCGCAGGAATCATGTTTTTCATCTCTA CTCTGTTTGTGCTGCTGGCTATGGCGATCTACACTGGCGTAACCTTAAGCTTCCTGGGCAAGCGTTTCGGAGACTGGCGCTTCTCTTGGTCCTACATACTGGGATGGGTGGCCATGCTCATGACCTTCTTTGCAG GTATATTCTACATGTGTGCCCACAGAATGTATGAATCCAGGAGAGTGGTTGGAAGTCGCTAA
- the usf2 gene encoding upstream stimulatory factor 2 isoform X1, whose amino-acid sequence MDMLDQSLDTSTSHEKQETEEVVQLQEGEGVGAEEQAAVTIASVQQAAAFGDHNVQYQFRTENTGGQVTYRVVQVTEDHLEAAGDGGAAVSVVSAATFAGAQQAVAQAVIQNPFSNGGSPAGETVGGETRFAYFPAATVSDGTATAVSVQATSDPTLTQAGGQFYVMMSPPDVLQTGTPRTIAPRTHTYSTDLGERETLQHSRSDWKIDGPRAPRDERRRAQHNEVERRRRDKINNWIVTLSKIIPDCNMDNTKTGASKGGILSKACDYIRELRQTNQRLQESYKEVERIQVDNELLRQQIEDLKNDNALLRAQLQQHGLEISETASQ is encoded by the exons ATGGATATGCTCGATCAGAGCTTGGACACCTCGACGAG TCACGAGAAACAGGAAACTGAGGAGGTTGTTCAGCTGCAGGAGG GAGAGGGGGTTGGGGCGGAGGAGCAGGCAGCGGTTACCATAGCGAGTGTCCAGCAAGCAGCAGCCTTTGGAGACCACAATGTTCAGTATCAGTTCCGGACAGAGAACACTGGTGGACAG GTGACATATCGCGTGGTCCAAGTAACAGAGGACCATTTAGAAGCAGCAGGAGATGGAGGAGCGGCAGTCAGTGTAGTGTCCGCAGCCACCTTTGCAGGCGCACAGCAAGCGGTAGCACAG GCTGTCATCCAGAACCCTTTCAGTAATGGAGGTAGTCCAGCGGGGGAAACAGTGGGGGGAGAGACACGCTTCGCCTACTTCCCAGCAGCAACTGTCAGTGACGGTACAGCTACAGCTGTCTCGGTGCAGGCCACGTCTGATCCAACCCTCACACAGGCTGGAG GTCAGTTTTACGTGATGATGAGTCCACCAGATGTTTTACAGACTGGAACACCACGGACCATCGCCCCTCGCACACACACTTACTCTAC AGACCTTGGTGAACGTGAGACTCTTCAACACAGCAGATCAGACTG GAAGATTGATGGCCCCCGGGCACCTCGTGATGAGAGAAGGAGAGCGCAGCACAATGAAG TGGAAAGGAGAAGAAGAGACAAAATCAACAACTGGATTGTCACACTGTCTAAAATCATCCCAGACTGCAATATGGACAATACCAAAACAGGAGCA AGTAAAGGAGGCATCTTGTCTAAAGCCTGCGACTACATTAGAGAACTCCGACAGACTAACCAGAGGCTGCAGGAGAGCTACAAGGAGGTGGAGAGAATACAAGTGGACAATGAGCTACTAAGACAACAG ATTGAAGACCTGAAGAATGACAATGCACTGCTCAGAGCTCAACTACAACAGCATGGCCTGGAAATCAGTGAAACTGCTTCacagtga
- the LOC127181545 gene encoding C3a anaphylatoxin chemotactic receptor-like, protein MMSNTTLLLHTHSVVSNHHANTTVEIEATKNKLSIVFLTIVVFLGTAGNSVVIWVAGFRLKPTVTNVWLVNLAVADLIFCLTRITSLIKTIFYDHWPFGVFLCKFTGFFKYANMFCSVFLLAVISVDRMLCVWCPVLTRERRTICAARVVSVGVWFVAVIFSTPYFVYRQVYLDDDKLSQCSFKHKGAAEKGGTSGKYVYYCIRFVCGFVLPFLVILICYILAAVGIRRTRLSGKSRSLRILAVLVCAFFLCWAPYHILGLVKLVNEDNKAVNVGWAMASNLAYFNSCMNPVLYFCMGLNISQRCNQSLSGIFHKALMEDGHNHSQQGNREESCISIPKTIDTKCVTKV, encoded by the exons ATGATGTCCAATACAACTCTACTCCTCCACACCCACTCTGTGGTCTCAAACCACCATGCAAACACTACAGTGGAAATTGAAGCCACTAAGAATAAGCTCAGCATTGTCTTCCTTACCATCGTTGTTTTCCTCGGCACCGCTGGGAACTCTGTGGTCATCTGGGTGGCTGGCTTCCGCTTGAAGCCCACCGTCACAAATGTTTGGCTGGTCAATCTCGCTGTAGCAGACCTGATTTTCTGTCTGACACGAATCACATCTCTcatcaaaaccattttttatgaCCACTGGCCTTTTGGAGTTTTTCTCTGCAAGTTCACTGGTTTCTTCAAGTATGCTAACATGttctgcagtgtttttcttCTGGCTGTCATCAGTGTAGATCGAATGCTCTGTGTCTGGTGTCCAGTGTTGACCAGAGAAAGACGAACGATATGTGCCGCTCGTGTGGTCAGTGTTGGAGTTTGGTTCGTGGCAGTGATTTTTAGTACACCGTACTTTGTTTACCGGCAGGTCTACCTCGATGACGACAAATTGAGCCAATGTTCATTCAAG CACAAAGGAGCAGCAGAAAAAGGTGGCACTTCAGGAAAGTACGTCTACTACTGCATTCGTTTCGTCTGTGGATTCGTGTTGCCCTTCCTGGTCATCCTTATCTGTTACATACTAGCTGCTGTTGGGATACGCAGGACGCGACTCTCTGGAAAATCGAGGTCTCTTCGTATTCTTGCTGTTTTGGTCTGTGCCTTTTTCTTATGTTGGGCTCCCTACCACATTCTTGGGCTGGTCAAGTTGGTGAATGAAGACAACAAGGCAGTAAATGTAGGATGGGCTATGGCTTCAAACTTAGCCTATTTCAACAGCTGCATGAACCCGGTGCTGTATTTCTGCATGGGACTCAACATTAGTCAACGCTGCAACCAAAGTTTGTCTGGGATTTTTCATAAAGCACTTATGGAAGATGGCCATAATCACTCCCAGCAGGGCAATAGAGAAGAAAGCTGTATTTCCATTCCAAAGACTATAGATACGAAGTGTGTCACTAAAGTCTAA
- the lim2.4 gene encoding lens intrinsic membrane protein 2.4 isoform X2 gives MYSFMGGGLFCAIIGNILIVVSTATDYWMQYRLSGSYAHQGLWRYCMANKCYMQTASIAYWNATRAFMILSGMACFAGIMAGILSFAHFSAFERFSRSFAAGIMFFISTLFVLLAMAIYTGVTLSFLGKRFGDWRFSWSYILGWVAMLMTFFAGIFYMCAHRMYESRRVVGSR, from the exons ATGTACAGCTTTATGGGCGGCGGCCTGTTCTGTGCCATTATTGGGAACATCCTAATAGTGGTTTCCACAGCAACAGATTATTGGATGCAGTATCGCCTCTCAGGCAGCTATGCCCACCAGGGCCTGTGGAGGTACTGCATGGCCAACAAGTGCTACATGCAGACAGCAAGTATAG CATACTGGAATGCCACACGAGCATTCATGATCCTGTCGGGAATGGCGTGCTTTGCGGGCATCATGGCAGGCATCCTCTCATTTGCCCATTTTTCTGCCTTTGAGAGATTCAGTCGTTCCTTTGCCGCAGGAATCATGTTTTTCATCTCTA CTCTGTTTGTGCTGCTGGCTATGGCGATCTACACTGGCGTAACCTTAAGCTTCCTGGGCAAGCGTTTCGGAGACTGGCGCTTCTCTTGGTCCTACATACTGGGATGGGTGGCCATGCTCATGACCTTCTTTGCAG GTATATTCTACATGTGTGCCCACAGAATGTATGAATCCAGGAGAGTGGTTGGAAGTCGCTAA